The stretch of DNA AAAAAATTATTATGAATGCCAAGATTGCAGTTGCTGAATACACCCAAGAACAGCACGTACAAGATACTATGAACGCCGAAATTGTAATTGCTGACTATACCAATAAACAGCACGCGCAAGATATTGTATTTTTACTCAATCATTATGCCGTCGATCCCGCAGGTGGTGGTGTAGAACTAGATAGATATACTAGAAGCAACTTGACTGAAGAACTGGCTAAACTACCTTTTGCCTTTTCTCTTATTTGTTATGTCGATCGCGTGGCTGTAGGATTAGCAAATTGCTTTACTTTATTTTCTACATTTCAATGCAAGCCAGTTATTAATATTCACGATTTGATTGTAGTCGATCGCTATAGAAGACAGGGTATCAGTCAGCTTTTGCTTAACGAAGTCGAACAAATCGCCAAAGATAAAGGAGCTTGTAAAATTACTTTAGAAGTTCTAGAAAAAAATTATGCTGCCAAAAATTCTTATGGAAAATTTGGCTTTGTTAAATACGAGTTAAATCCTGAGTACGGTAACGCAATTTTTCTAGAAAAAAAGTTGCCTTGGTAATACAAGTTTAAATATTTAAGCTCAATTGCAAATAACTAGAATCATTCTTCTGTACGGTGCGACTGCACTTTAAGCTACTAAACTTATCTTCCGACCAAAACAAAGAGTTGCCTGGACGTTGGCGATCGATATTCAACCAGTGTTGAAATACTATGTCTCGATTGTCGGTTATGGTTTCTAATTGATAGACGCGAATTCTTTTTTTGTTTTCGGTTTCCGAACGAATGTGTTTGAGCTTACAGTCAATTTTGCTTATGATACGGCTGAGAATAGTTATAGGACTGTAATTTTTAGCAATACCTGTATTGAGAATGGTTTTAATTTCGCTACGATTATTAATGGCGATCGCCTTCAAAGCTTGTAAGTCGCGATCGCTGTTACGTAATTGTCGCGAGCTATCTGATAGTAGTACTGGAATGCCCAATATTTCCATCGTACCTACTACCGCCCCAAGTTGAGAATGGTTGAAATCGGGTAGAAACAGGCTACCGTTACCGCGCTGAATAAGTTGGCGGGCGACTTGAGTATCTCTATCTGCTAGATAGGAACGACCGACTGTCAAAAAATAATGAAGTCTAATTTTGTCATACCAACCATCGTCATCGAGGGCGACTAAGTCGGAAGTTACAGGCAGATGATAGCGTTGCTGTAATTGATATTTTCTCAACTTGC from Myxosarcina sp. GI1 encodes:
- a CDS encoding N-acetyltransferase; this encodes MNAKIAVAEYTQEQHVQDTMNAEIVIADYTNKQHAQDIVFLLNHYAVDPAGGGVELDRYTRSNLTEELAKLPFAFSLICYVDRVAVGLANCFTLFSTFQCKPVINIHDLIVVDRYRRQGISQLLLNEVEQIAKDKGACKITLEVLEKNYAAKNSYGKFGFVKYELNPEYGNAIFLEKKLPW